A DNA window from Lepidochelys kempii isolate rLepKem1 chromosome 9, rLepKem1.hap2, whole genome shotgun sequence contains the following coding sequences:
- the B3GALNT1 gene encoding UDP-GalNAc:beta-1,3-N-acetylgalactosaminyltransferase 1 isoform X1, whose protein sequence is MSMKYLKWSFLALSMLSVIIMTWYMTLPSHTVIEHTNWMYFYEYEPVYKQKFLFTLRERLKCKDTNPFLVILVSSQPMDIEARQAIRVTWGSKKSWGDSQILVLFLLGQGAEREDSLDALSIEDESILYGDIIRQDFMDTYNNLTLKTIMAFRWVSEFCSNTKYIMKTDSDVFINPGNLVTFLQNINSSDSFFTGYPLIDNFSYRGFYRKTYISYDEYPFKVYPPYCSGMGYILDGKLALKIYEMMSHIKPIKFEDVYVGICLNMLNVNIHILEDTQLFFLYKINFNICKYRHLIAVHGITSSELMRFWQDLLTDTSLIC, encoded by the coding sequence ATGTCTATGAAATACTTAAAATGGAGTTTTTTGGCACTCTCTATGCTTTCTGTCATAATAATGACATGGTACATGACACTTCCTTCGCATACTGTGATAGAGCATACAAACTGGATGTATTTCTATGAATATGAGCCAGTTTACAAGCAGAAATTCCTCTTCACGCTGCGGGAGCGTTTGAAATGCAAAGATACAAATCCGTTTCTGGTCATCTTGGTGTCTTCACAACCTATGGATATAGAGGCAAGGCAGGCCATTCGAGTAACATGGGGTTCTAAAAAATCCTGGGGGGACAGTCAGATTCTAGTACTGTTCTTATTAGGgcaaggagctgaaagagaagacAGCTTAGATGCATTATCGATAGAAGATGAAAGCATTCTGTATGGTGACATAATTCGCCAAGATTTTATGGATACTTATAACAATCTTACCTTGAAAACAATCATGGCATTCAGATGGGTGTCTGAGTTTTGTTCAAATACTAAATACATTATGAAGACTGATTCTGATGTTTTCATCAACCCTGGCAACTTAGTAACGTTTCTTCAAAATATAAATTCTTCAGACAGTTTTTTTACTGGTTACCCTCTAATTGATAACTTTTCCTACAGAGGGTTTTACAGAAAAACATATATTTCTTATGATGAATATCCATTTAAGGTATATCCTCCATACTGTAGTGGAATGGGGTATATACTTGATGGAAAACTGGCTCTGAAGATTTATGAAATGATGAGCCATATCAAACCTATTAAATTTGAAGATGTTTATGTTGGAATTTGCTTAAATATGCTAAATGTGAACATCCATATTCTAGAAGATACACAACTCTTCTTTTTATACAAAATTAACTTTAACATCTGTAAATATAGACACTTGATTGCAGTACATGGTATCACTTCAAGTGAATTGATGAGATTTTGGCAGGATTTATTGACAGACACTTCACTCATTTGCTAA
- the ARL14 gene encoding ADP-ribosylation factor-like protein 14, whose protein sequence is MGLLSSKHCRVKPAKILMLGLDSAGKSTLLYKLKFNDVFLTLPTIGFNVEMIETGQNIAITIWDVGGQHKMRTFWCNYFENADGLVYVVDSTDKQRLEDSKKEFELILKNEFVKNVPVVLLANKQDLPGALNAEEITRKFNMQKHCSDRNWYVQPCCAITGEGLPEAFQRITAFAKNWKKSKEAFTIFKQDEKL, encoded by the coding sequence ATGGGTCTGCTGAGTTCCAAACACTGCAGAGTCAAACCAGCTAAGATATTAATGCTGGGACTCGATTCAGCTGGGAAATCTACACTATTGTACAAGTTAAAGTTTAATGATGTTTTCCTAACACTCCCAACAATCGGTTTTAACGTGGAAATGATTGAAACAGGGCAAAATATTGCTATAACAATCTGGGATGTTGGAGGGCAACATAAAATGAGGACATTTTGGTGCAATTACTTTGAAAATGCCGATGGCCTAGTGTACGTTGTGGACAGCACTGATAAGCAACGTCTGGAAGATtcaaagaaagaatttgaactCATCTTAAAGAATGAATTTGTAAAGAATGTGCCTGTTGTTTTGCTAGCTAACAAGCAGGATCTTCCTGGAGCTTTGAACGCTGAGGAAATAACCAGGAAATTCAACATGCAGAAACATTGCAGTGATCGAAATTGGTATGTACAGCCTTGTTGTGCCATCACTGGGGAAGGTCTGCCAGAAGCATTCCAAAGAATAACAGCATTTgcaaaaaactggaaaaaatccAAAGAAGCTTTTACAATTTTCAAGCAAGATGAAAAGTTGTAA